DNA from Xanthomonas hyacinthi:
TGCCCGCCGATGATGCGTAACCGTCGAGTATAGCGGGGAGTGGCAGGCCTCGGGACGGCAGGGCCGCCCGAGGAATCGCCGCCAAGCGATCGGTCCGGGACGGGCAAGCACCGCTTTTCTGTGGGAGGGGCTTCAGCCCCGACGCCTTACCGGGAAGGCATCGGGGCTGAAGCCCCTCCCACAGAAATCCCGAATCCCCAATCCCCAATCCCGGCCCTAATGCTCCCTCAGATCCCGCGGCCGGAAGCCCAACGCCAGCAACGCCAGCAGATACACCGCGCCACCGCCGCCGACCAGCGCCAGCAGGCTGCCGATGCGGTGCCATTTGTCCATCGTGGTGAAGCCCGGCAGCCAGTGCAGGCCCAGCGCCAGCACCGCGGCCATCGCCGTGCAGGCCACGCCCAGCCGCAGCAGGTAGCCGGCCCAGCCCGGCCGCGGCCGGTACACCTCGGCGCGGCGCAGCCAGCGCCACAGCAGCGACAGGTTGATGTAGCTGGCCACCGCGCTGGCCAGGCCCAGCGCCAGGTGCAGGCCCGGCACCGCCGCCAGCGCCGCGCGCAGGCCCTGCGCGCGCAGCTCGGCCGGCACCCACAGCTGGTACAGGATCGCCAGGAACAGCAGGTTCAGCGCCATGTTCGCGACCAGCGCGACCACGCCGGCGCGCACCGGAGTGCGCGTGTCCTGGCGCGAGTAGAACGCCGGCAGCAGCACCTTGAGCAGCGCGAACGCGGGCAGGCCGAAGCTCAGCCCGAACACCGACATCGCCGCCATGCGCGTGTCGAACGCGGTGAACTTGCCGTACTGGAACAGCGTGGCCACCAGCGGCTGGCTCAGCAGCATCAGCCCCAGCATCGCCGGCACCGCGATCAGCAGCGTGATGCGCAGGCCCCAGTCCAGCGCATTGGAGAACCCGACATGGTCGGTCTTGACGTGATGCCGCGACAGCGCCGGCAGGATCACCGTGCCCAGCGCCACGCCGAACACGCCCAGCGGCAGTTCCAGGAAGCGGTCGGCCTGCGACAGCCAGCTCTGCGAGCCGGCGAACAGGAACGAGGCGATCACCGTATCCAGCAACAGGTTGATCTGCGCGATCGAGGAGCCGAACAGGGTCGGCACCATCAGGGTCAGCACGCGGCGCACGTCCGGATGCTGCCAGCCCCAACGCGGCAGGGTCAGCAGGTCGATGCCGCGCAGCGCCGGCAGCTGGAACAGCAACTGCAGCACGCCGGCGACCAACACCGCCCAACCCATCGCCAGGATCGGCACCTCCAGCTTCGGCGCCAGCCACAGCGCGCCGGCGATCATGCACAGGTTGAGGATCACCGGCGTCAGCGCCGGCAGGCCGAAGCGGTTGAAGCTGTTCAAGGCGCCACCGGCCAGCGCGGTCAGCGACACGAACAGCAGGAACGGGAAGGTCAGCCGCAGCAGATCCACGATCAAGCCGAACTTGGCCGGATCGTCGCTGGACCCGGGATTGAACAGCAGCGCCACCTGCGGGGTGAAGATCAGCCCCAGCGCGGTGACCAGCAGCAGGATCCCGCCCAGGGTGCCGGACACTCGCGACATCAGGGCGCGCAGGCCGGCATGCGGCCGGGTTTCCTTGACCTCGGTGAACACCGGCACGAAGGCGGTGGCGAACGAGCCTTCCGCGAACAGCCGGCGCAGGAAGTTCGGAATGCGGAACGCGACCCAGAAAGCGTCGGTGGTCGCGTTGGCACCGAACGAAATGGTGATAGCCTGATCGCGTACCAGCCCCAGCACGCGCGAGACCATGGTCATGCTGCTGAACGAGAGCAGCCCGCGGGACATGCGCGGCGCGCTCATGCAGCGACCCTCTTGACAATTGGCTTGACGCAGTTGTTTAGAACCTTCATACTCTCCCGCTTGTTTTTATCCACCACACAGCTTTCCAGGAAACCACCACCGTGGCCAATATCAAGTCCGCCAAGAAGCGCGCCAAGCAGACCGTCGTGCGCAACGCGCGCAATACGGCTCAGCGTTCGATGCTGCGCACCGCCGTCAAGAAGGTCATCAAGGCCCTGGACGCCAACGACGCCGCCGGCGCCGAAGCCGCTTTCGCCGTTGCCCAGCCGATCCTCGACCGTTTCAGCTCGCGCGGTCTGATCCACAAGAACAAGGCTGCGCGCCACAAGAGCCGCCTGACCGCCCGCATCAAGGCGATCAAGACCGCCGCCTGACCGGCTGCGGTCGTTGCCGGAGGTGCCTGCGCTTCCGGCACTACGAAAAAGCCCGGCCTCGGCCGGGTTTTTCGTGTGCGTGCGATCCGCTGCAGACCGCTGCGCGCCGGACCGGCCGCCGCGCTCAAAGCGCATTGGCAGCGGGCGCATTGGCGGCCGCTTCCAGCGCATCCTCGCGCTGGTGGTCGAAGAACGCCATCACGTCCTTCATGATCGGCCAGGTGCCGTCGCGGCCCAGCGCCGACACCAGGTACCACGGCCGGGTCCAGCCGAGCTCGGCGACGAGCTGCTCGGCCAGCGTGCGCGCCTCGTCCGCGAACAGCAGGTCGGCCTTGTTCAGCACCAGCCAGCGCGGCTTGGCCAGCAGCTCCGGGTCGTGCTTCTCCAGTTCGCGCTCGATCGCGCGCACCTGCTCGGTCGGCGACACGCCATCCACCCCGCCTTCCATCGGCGCCAGATCCACCAGGTGCAGCAGCAGCCGGGTGCGCTGCAGATGGCGCAGGAACTGCGCGCCCAGGCCGGCGCCATCGGCCGCGCCCTCGATCAGGCCCGGAATGTCGGCGATCACGAAGCTGCGGTAGGCCTCGACGCTGACCACGCCCAGATTCGGATACAGCGTGGTGAACGGATAGTCGGCGACCTTCGGCGTGGCCGCGGACACCGCGCGGATGAAGGTGCTCTTGCCGGCATTGGGGAACCCGAGCAGGCCGACGTCGGCGAGCAGCTTCAGCTCCAGCTTCAGCGTGCGCTCCTCGCCCTCCTCGCCCGGCGTCGCCTTGCGCGGCGCGCGCGTCACCGAACTCTTGAAATGCATGTTGCCCAGGCCGCCCTTGCCACCCTGTGCGACCAGCAGCTTGTCGCCGTGCGCGACCAGGTCGCCGATGGTCTCGTCGGTATCGACGTTGATCACCACGGTGCCGACCGGCACGGTGATGACCAGGTCTTCGCCGGCCTTGCCGTACATCTGCCGGCCCATGCCGTTCTCGCCGCGCTGCGCACGGAACGCGCGCTGGTGGCGGAAATCGACCAGGGTGTTGAGGTTCTCGTCGGCGACCAGCCACACGCTGCCGCCGTTGCCGCCATCGCCGCCGTCCGGCCCACCGAGCGGGATGAACTTCTCGCGGCGGAAGCCGATGCAGCCGTTGCCGCCATTGCCGGCACCGACCTGGATTTCTGCTTCATCTACCAACTTCATGAATTAACAACCGGGAATGGGGAATGGTGAATCGAGAATCGGAAAAGCGAGCCGGCGCCGTGGCGTCGATTCTAAGTGGCGGCACCCAATCGGCAAAATCCGATCAGCTGCATGACCAGGCAGGGGAGCGAGCCGACGGGAACCGCTTTTGCCATTCCCGATTCCCCATTCCCGATTCCCAGCCAAAAAACAAAAACCCCGCCGAAGCGGGGCTTTCGTCAGCAAGCCTGCGCCATGCGCAGGCCCTGGAGGCGAAACGCTTACGCCTCGGCGGTCGCCGCTTCGGTCAGTACGCTGACGGTGCGACGCTTCTTGGCGCCCTTCACCGAGAACTCGACCTTGCCGTTCACCAGCGCGAACAGCGTGTGGTCGCGGCCCAGGCCGACGCCCGAACCCGGGTGGAACTGGGTGCCGCGCTGACGCACGATGATGTTGCCCGCCTCGATCGCCTGGCCGCCGAAGATCTTCACGCCCAGGTATTTCGGGTTGGAGTCGCGGCCGTTGCGCGAGGAACCTACGCCTTTTTTGTGTGCCATGACTGCTGCTCCTTACTTCTTGTCGCCACCGGCAATGCCGGTGATCTCGATTTCGGTGTAATGCTGCCGGTGCCCCTGACGCTTCATGTGGTGCTTGCGGCGGCGGAACTTGATGATGCGCACCTTGTCGGCGCGGCCATGGGCCACGACCTTCGCGGTGACGCTGGCGCCCTTCAGCGCGTCGCCGAGCTTGACGCCGTCGCTGTCGCCCAGCATCAGGATGGTGTCGAACTTGATCTCGTTGCCGGCTTCGACTTCGAGCTTTTCCACGCGGAGCGTTTCGCCCTGCGCGACGCGGTATTGCTTACCGCCGGTTACCAGTACTGCGTACATGACCAGACTTCCTCTGTAGTTATTGTGGTCGCCCCTGCCGTGCCTCTTCGGGCAGACAGGAGCGGAAGTGTAATGGCTTCAGCGGCTTAGGGTCAAGTCCCCACCCCGGCGCGGGCGCGGCCCCGGCAACCCGGCGCCAGCGGCTGAACCGGCCAGCCGGCGCGCGCCACGAATCCTGGCAAATCCGGCAATTGCCCCCACCTGACAAGCTGGGTACGCTGATCGATTGCCGCCCCCTCTCCGCCCCCACGCTGGCCCCGGGCTGACGCCCGGCCGGTACAACACGGACTCCTCATGGCGATGGATTTCATCCGCATCCGCGGCGCGCGGACGCACAACCTCAAGAACCTCGACCTCGACCTGCCGCGCGACAAGCTGATCGTGATCACCGGCCTGTCCGGCTCGGGCAAGTCGTCGCTGGCGTTCGACACCATCTACGCCGAAGGCCAGCGCCGCTACGTGGAGTCGCTGTCGGCGTACGCGCGGCAGTTCCTCAGCGTGATGGAAAAGCCCGACATCGACCACATCGAAGGCCTGTCGCCGGCGATCGCGATCGAGCAGAAGTCGACCTCGCACAACCCGCGCTCCACGGTCGGCACCATCACCGAGATCTACGACTACCTGCGCCTGCTGTACGCACGCGTTGGCCAGCCGCGCTGCCCCGACCACGGCTATCCGCTGGAGGCGCAGACGGTCAGCCAGATGGTCGACCAGATCCTGACCCTGGACCCGGAGCAGCGCTACATGCTGCTGGCGCCGGTGATCCGCGAGCGCAAGGGCGAGCATGCGCAGGTGTTCGAACAGCTGCGCGCGCAGGGCTTCGTGCGCGTGCGCGTGGATGGCGAGCTGTACGAGATCGACGCGGTGCCGGCGCTGGCGCTGCGCCAGAAGCACACCATCGAGGCGGTGATCGACCGCTTCCGCCCGCGCGAGGACATCAAGCAGCGCCTGGCCGAGAGCCTGGAGACCGCGCTCAAGCTCGGCGACGGCATGGTCTCGGTGCAGAGCCTGGACGCCGCCGATGCCGCGCCGCAGCTGTTCTCCTCCAAGTACAGCTGCCCGGTCTGCGACTACTCGCTGCCGGAACTGGAGCCGCGGCTGTTCTCGTTCAACGCGCCGATGGGCGCCTGCCCGAGCTGCGACGGCCTGGGCGTGGCCGAGTTCTTCGACCCCGAACGGGTGGTCGTGCATCCGGAGCTGTCGCTGTCGGCCGGCGCGGTGCGCGGCTGGGACCGGCGCAACGCCTACTACTTCCAGCTGATCGCCTCGCTGGCCAAGCACTACAAGTTCGACGTGGACGCGCCGTGGCAGTCGCTGCCGGCGAGCGTGCGCCAGGCGGTGCTGTACGGCAGCGGCGAGGAGACCATCACCTTCACCTACTTCACCGATGCCGGCGGCCGCAGCCAGCGCAAGCACCGCTTCGAAGGCATCATCCCCAACCTGGAACGCCGCTACCGCGAGACCGAATCGCCGGCGGTGCGCGAGGAACTGGCCAAGTACATCAGCGAGCGGCCGTGCCCGGACTGCAAGGGCGCGCGCCTGAACAAGGCCGCGCGCAACGTGTTCGTCGCCGACCGCCCGCTGCCGGACCTGGTGGTGCTGCCGATCGACGATGCGCTGCGCTTCTTCCGCCAGCTCGACCTGCCCGGCTGGCGCGGCGAGATCGCCAGCAAGATCGTCAAGGAGATCGCCGAGCGGCTCGGCTTCCTGGTCGATGTCGGCCTGGATTACCTGACCCTGGAACGCAAGGCCGACACCCTGTCCGGCGGCGAGGCGCAGCGCATCCGCCTGGCCAGCCAGATCGGCGCCGGCCTGGTCGGGGTCATGTACGTGCTCGACGAGCCGTCGATCGGCCTGCACCAGCGCGACAACGAGCGCCTGCTGGGCACGCTCACGCGGCTGCGCGACCTGGGCAACACGGTGATCGTGGTCGAGCACGACGAGGACGCGATCCGCCTGGCCGACTACGTGCTGGACATCGGCCCCGGCGCCGGCGTGCACGGCGGCGAGATCGTCGGCCAGGGCACGGTGCAGGACCTGCTGAAGGCGCCGCGCTCGCTGACCGGCCAGTACCTGTCGGGCAAGCGCCGCATCGAGATCCCGGCCAAGCGGCACAAGGCCAATCCGAAGATGACCCTGCACCTGCGCGGGGCCACCGGCAACAACCTCAAGGGCGTGGACCTGGACATCCCGGCCGGGCTGCTGACCTGCGTCACCGGCGTGTCCGGCTCGGGCAAGTCGACGCTGATCAACGACACCTTGTTCACCCTGGCCGCCAACGAGATCAACGGCGCCTCGCATGCGGTGGCGCCGTACCGCGAGATCGAGCACCTGGACCTGTTCGACAAGGTGGTGGACATCGACCAGTCGCCGATCGGGCGCACCCCGCGCTCCAACCCGGCCACCTACACCGGCCTGTTCACGCCGCTGCGCGAACTGTTCGCGCAGGTGCCCGAGTCGCGCGCGCGCGGCTATTCGCCGGGCCGTTTCAGCTTCAACGTGCGCGGCGGCCGCTGCGAGGCGTGCCAGGGCGACGGCCTGATCAAGGTCGAGATGCACTTCCTGCCCGACGTGTACGTGCCCTGCGACGTGTGCCACGGCAAGCGCTACAACCGCGAGACGCTGGAGATCCTGTACAAGGGCTTCAACATCAACGACGTGCTGCAGATGACGGTGGAGGATGCGCTGAAGCTGTTCGAGCCGGTGCCGACCATCGCGCGCAAGCTGGAGACGCTGGTCGATGTCGGCCTGAGCTACATCAAGCTGGGGCAGAGCGCGACCACCCTGTCCGGCGGCGAGGCGCAGCGGGTGAAGCTGTCCAAGGAACTGTCGCGCCGCGATACCGGCCGCACCCTGTACATCCTCGACGAGCCGACCACCGGCCTGCACTTCCACGACATCGAGGCGCTGCTGGGCGTGCTGCACAAGCTGCGCGACGAAGGCAACACCGTGGTGGTGATCGAGCACAACCTGGACGTGATCAAGACCGCGGACTGGGTGGTGGACCTGGGCCCGGAAGGCGGCCACCGCGGCGGCACCATCCTCGCCACCGGCACCCCGGAGGACATCGCCGCGCATCCGGATTCCTACACCGGCCAGTTCCTGGCCAGGCTGCTGCCCGCCGGCACCGTGGCCAAGCCGACCAAGCCGGCGGCGATGGCCAACAAGCCCGACGCGCTGCCGCCGCGCAAGAGCAAACCCGAGAAGGTCGCGAAAAAGGCGGCCAAGAAGACCACGACCAAGAAGGCCGCACGATGAGCGCATCCCCCGCCGATTCCGCCACCACCATCCCGCACAAGCCGCTGGCGCGCGTGCCGATCAGCGTGCGCTGGCGCGACATGGACAGCATGGGCCACGTCAACAACGCCAAGTACGTGTCCTACCTGGAAGAAGCGCGGGTGCGCTGGCTGCTGCGCGAAGGCTTCTCGATGCGCGACCGCATCGCCCCGGTGGTGGCCGCCACCAACCTCAACTACCGGCGCCCGATCGTGTGGCCGAACGATATCCTGGTCGAGCTGTTCGTCGAGCGCATCGGCAGCAGCAGCATCACCGTCGGCCACCGCATCGTCGATCAGAAGGACGAGCGCGTGCTGCACTCGGACGGCAACGTCGTGGTGGTGTGGATCGACACCCAGACCGGCAAGAGCGTCCCGCTGCCGGACGATATCCGCGCGGTGTGTAGCTGATTGGGAAGCCGGGATTGGGGATTCGGAATTCGGGATTGGTAGACCCAATCCCACGCGGGATCGCCTTTCCGAATCCCCAATCCCGCCCCTTGTAGGCGGCTTCAGCCGCGACCGGCACCGCCCGAAAGCCCCTGACGCCGAAACCAGCCGGGGCACTGAAGCCATCCTGCAGCAAGACGTGTGGGAGCGACTTCAGTCGCGACGCGCAGAACCGGACGAGTGCAGCGGCAATCGCACCACTGCACCGCAACGCAACCACTACGGCTTGCTAGCACTCACCTTCAACGCGCCCTGCACTTCGCGCCCATCTTCCAGCACGAAGGCGATCGGCAGGCTCGCGCCCTGGCGCAGCGGCTGCGCCGGCTGCATCAGCATCAAATGCAGGCCGCCGGGCTGCAGCACCGCATCGGCACCGGCCGCCAGCGGCAGGCGTTCGATCTGGCGCATCTTGCTGACCCCGTCCACCTGCGTGGTCTGGTGCAGGCTCACCTCGGCGAACGCCGGGCTGCGCGCCGCCACCACCGCCAGCGCCTGCTTGCACGGGTTGTGCAGGCGGCCGAAGCCGGCGGCCATCGGCATCGCCGCGTTCGGCGGCAGCCGCACCCAGCCGGCCTGCCATTGCGGCAAGCAGCCATCGGCCTTGCTCGCGGCCGGCGCCGCGGATGCGCTCCCCGACGCCGACACGGCCAGCCATGCCAGCCCGATGGCCAGCCCCCGTACGCATGCGAATGGTTTGAGCTTCATGACTCTATGATAGCGGTCCCGCGCCGCGCCGCCTTCGAAAGCTCCGCATGACCTCGCTGATCCAGGTTCTCGGCCACGGCCCCATCCGCCAGCTGCGCCTGGCGCGCGCGCCGGTCAACGCGCTCGACACCGCCCTGTGCGCCGACCTGGCCGCGGCCATCGCA
Protein-coding regions in this window:
- a CDS encoding copper chaperone PCu(A)C, whose amino-acid sequence is MKLKPFACVRGLAIGLAWLAVSASGSASAAPAASKADGCLPQWQAGWVRLPPNAAMPMAAGFGRLHNPCKQALAVVAARSPAFAEVSLHQTTQVDGVSKMRQIERLPLAAGADAVLQPGGLHLMLMQPAQPLRQGASLPIAFVLEDGREVQGALKVSASKP
- the rpmA gene encoding 50S ribosomal protein L27, giving the protein MAHKKGVGSSRNGRDSNPKYLGVKIFGGQAIEAGNIIVRQRGTQFHPGSGVGLGRDHTLFALVNGKVEFSVKGAKKRRTVSVLTEAATAEA
- the uvrA gene encoding excinuclease ABC subunit UvrA — protein: MAMDFIRIRGARTHNLKNLDLDLPRDKLIVITGLSGSGKSSLAFDTIYAEGQRRYVESLSAYARQFLSVMEKPDIDHIEGLSPAIAIEQKSTSHNPRSTVGTITEIYDYLRLLYARVGQPRCPDHGYPLEAQTVSQMVDQILTLDPEQRYMLLAPVIRERKGEHAQVFEQLRAQGFVRVRVDGELYEIDAVPALALRQKHTIEAVIDRFRPREDIKQRLAESLETALKLGDGMVSVQSLDAADAAPQLFSSKYSCPVCDYSLPELEPRLFSFNAPMGACPSCDGLGVAEFFDPERVVVHPELSLSAGAVRGWDRRNAYYFQLIASLAKHYKFDVDAPWQSLPASVRQAVLYGSGEETITFTYFTDAGGRSQRKHRFEGIIPNLERRYRETESPAVREELAKYISERPCPDCKGARLNKAARNVFVADRPLPDLVVLPIDDALRFFRQLDLPGWRGEIASKIVKEIAERLGFLVDVGLDYLTLERKADTLSGGEAQRIRLASQIGAGLVGVMYVLDEPSIGLHQRDNERLLGTLTRLRDLGNTVIVVEHDEDAIRLADYVLDIGPGAGVHGGEIVGQGTVQDLLKAPRSLTGQYLSGKRRIEIPAKRHKANPKMTLHLRGATGNNLKGVDLDIPAGLLTCVTGVSGSGKSTLINDTLFTLAANEINGASHAVAPYREIEHLDLFDKVVDIDQSPIGRTPRSNPATYTGLFTPLRELFAQVPESRARGYSPGRFSFNVRGGRCEACQGDGLIKVEMHFLPDVYVPCDVCHGKRYNRETLEILYKGFNINDVLQMTVEDALKLFEPVPTIARKLETLVDVGLSYIKLGQSATTLSGGEAQRVKLSKELSRRDTGRTLYILDEPTTGLHFHDIEALLGVLHKLRDEGNTVVVIEHNLDVIKTADWVVDLGPEGGHRGGTILATGTPEDIAAHPDSYTGQFLARLLPAGTVAKPTKPAAMANKPDALPPRKSKPEKVAKKAAKKTTTKKAAR
- the murJ gene encoding murein biosynthesis integral membrane protein MurJ, whose translation is MSRGLLSFSSMTMVSRVLGLVRDQAITISFGANATTDAFWVAFRIPNFLRRLFAEGSFATAFVPVFTEVKETRPHAGLRALMSRVSGTLGGILLLVTALGLIFTPQVALLFNPGSSDDPAKFGLIVDLLRLTFPFLLFVSLTALAGGALNSFNRFGLPALTPVILNLCMIAGALWLAPKLEVPILAMGWAVLVAGVLQLLFQLPALRGIDLLTLPRWGWQHPDVRRVLTLMVPTLFGSSIAQINLLLDTVIASFLFAGSQSWLSQADRFLELPLGVFGVALGTVILPALSRHHVKTDHVGFSNALDWGLRITLLIAVPAMLGLMLLSQPLVATLFQYGKFTAFDTRMAAMSVFGLSFGLPAFALLKVLLPAFYSRQDTRTPVRAGVVALVANMALNLLFLAILYQLWVPAELRAQGLRAALAAVPGLHLALGLASAVASYINLSLLWRWLRRAEVYRPRPGWAGYLLRLGVACTAMAAVLALGLHWLPGFTTMDKWHRIGSLLALVGGGGAVYLLALLALGFRPRDLREH
- a CDS encoding acyl-CoA thioesterase translates to MSASPADSATTIPHKPLARVPISVRWRDMDSMGHVNNAKYVSYLEEARVRWLLREGFSMRDRIAPVVAATNLNYRRPIVWPNDILVELFVERIGSSSITVGHRIVDQKDERVLHSDGNVVVVWIDTQTGKSVPLPDDIRAVCS
- the cgtA gene encoding Obg family GTPase CgtA gives rise to the protein MKLVDEAEIQVGAGNGGNGCIGFRREKFIPLGGPDGGDGGNGGSVWLVADENLNTLVDFRHQRAFRAQRGENGMGRQMYGKAGEDLVITVPVGTVVINVDTDETIGDLVAHGDKLLVAQGGKGGLGNMHFKSSVTRAPRKATPGEEGEERTLKLELKLLADVGLLGFPNAGKSTFIRAVSAATPKVADYPFTTLYPNLGVVSVEAYRSFVIADIPGLIEGAADGAGLGAQFLRHLQRTRLLLHLVDLAPMEGGVDGVSPTEQVRAIERELEKHDPELLAKPRWLVLNKADLLFADEARTLAEQLVAELGWTRPWYLVSALGRDGTWPIMKDVMAFFDHQREDALEAAANAPAANAL
- the rpsT gene encoding 30S ribosomal protein S20, with protein sequence MANIKSAKKRAKQTVVRNARNTAQRSMLRTAVKKVIKALDANDAAGAEAAFAVAQPILDRFSSRGLIHKNKAARHKSRLTARIKAIKTAA
- the rplU gene encoding 50S ribosomal protein L21, whose translation is MYAVLVTGGKQYRVAQGETLRVEKLEVEAGNEIKFDTILMLGDSDGVKLGDALKGASVTAKVVAHGRADKVRIIKFRRRKHHMKRQGHRQHYTEIEITGIAGGDKK